Genomic DNA from Corylus avellana chromosome ca4, CavTom2PMs-1.0:
aacaaacaaaaaaaaggagaagaaaagagatttatctttttgttgtgttttcctctctgtttggttgctctGGACCGCACCAATGCAAGTATGATCGAACACAACCCTGCTATGCTCAAGCGCACCTGCGGCCAAGACAGCAACATCAGTGCACGCACACCGCAATAGCATCACAAAGGATCAGCGCACCTGTGCTCGATCCCAcatcacctgcgctcgagcgcaccaactCAGTGAGCAGCCCCTACAACAGTCTTGTAGACTTTAGCCAcgtttttttggtcattttcatgAGGTTTTAGTTTCTGTTTGCATTAATTTCTtcttgcaattgtgtttagttaatttagttcaattcagttcagtttttagtttgttagttCCTATTTGCATGCTCGGTCATAGATCTTTAAATCTTGAGCTAACCCCTTTCGATCCCAAGATTGAAAGAACggcgagagagaatctaagatagccaccaaactcacctaccaattctcaaagttccgaGTCTGATTCGAAAAAGTCTGCTAAGATGGGAGAACGAGATCCACCCAAGTCCCTTAGGCAGCTGTTTGCACCTACTACTACCAACATGCCATAATGTATAGTGCTACCGGCTACCAATGCCACTCACTTCGATTTGAAGCCGAGTATGATCAATTGCCTTCCTTCATTCAAAGGTTCAGAGAACAAAGGTCCATATGTTGATGTAAGGACTTTCTTGGAGATGTGCGACttgattaaattacaaaatttctCAAAGGAGTCGGTGCGTCTTCTGCTATTTCCTTTTCCCCTACATGATAGGGCAAAAATCTGGTTACACTTCAACAGGCCTAGATCCATCACCTCTTGGGAAATGCAATAGATCAAATTCTACGACAAATACTTCCCAATCTCAAAAATCAATGATCTCCGTCAATAGATCACCAATTTCAAGCATAAAGAGGAGGAGAAATTCAGTGATAGCTAAGAGAAGTTTAAAGAGATGACTACGAAGTGCCCACCCCACGGTTTTGAGAATGAGAGGATCATTCAATATTTCTACAGGGGATTGAATCAAACAGAGCATAACCTACTTGAGTCTATGAATGGTGGAGAATTCTTAAATCTTACGGGGGAAGAATCCTATAAAACTTTGGATAAACTATCCGAACACAcacaacaatgggattttcaagataATGGGGGTAGACAACTTGCCGCTCCCAAGACGGGAGGCCTCTATGAGGCGCAGAACGATACTGACATAAGGGAGGAACTCGAGGATCTTAGGCGTCAGCTTGACGCTATGACCCTAAACAAACCAGTGAATGTAGCGGATACTTACCAAGTTGACGTATGCGGGTTATGTGCCAGCCCAATgcacttcactcaaaactgCCCATCTCTGTCAATAGATGCTGAGTACCCAACAAAAcaagtcaatgccttcaatgacTACAGAAAACCCACAAATAGACCATTTTCTGAgacttacaatccagggtggcggaatcaccccaatttctcttggaagcagaatcaACCACTGAACTAGGGAAGTACCTCTACTCAAGCTCATAATCAGTTCCGGCCAACCTCGACCACCTGCCTATCAGTCCATCACTCAAGTGCCACATCCTGCATCACAGTTATCATTGAAAGACACTCTTAAAGCAATCATGCAGACAGCTAACCATTCCATACAGTCAACCGACCAGGCCGTACAAGAGCTTAAGAATGCCACCATGGCCAATagtagagacatacaagaacttaagaaTGAGTTTAGGGACTCAAAGAACTTCACTCATCAAGCTATGTCAAAGATGGAAGGGCAAATTGGCCAGCTAGCCAATCAAGTGGgggaaagggaaagaagaaagtTCCCAAGTCAACCTGTGCCTAACCCAAAATGGCTGTTCGTTATTTGAAGTTCCTCCACCTCTACTCATGGTCAGAAGCGTGTGCAAGCCATCACCACTCTGAGGTCAGGAAAACAAGTGGATAATCAAGTGGCCACACCTGAAAAGGCCACTGAGGCTGCAAAATAGGAGGAAAGCCAGGAAAAGCCTGCAGGAGAAGATGGACCAAACACTGTCATTTTGAGTGCTAAGGATATTCCTAGGAAGTATATTCCTAAAGCTCCATATCCAGAGCGACTAATAGCTCCAAACAAAGGTTCAAAGTTCGATGCCATTTCGGAAGTGTTCAAGTAGATGCAGATCAACATTCCAATCCTAGATGTcatccagcaagtgccttcttacACCAAATTTTGGAAAGATTTGGTTACCATCAAGAGGAAGATGAATGTCCCCAAGAAAGATTTCCTGACTGAGTAGGTCAGCTCTATTTTACAATACAAGATCTCTATCAAGTACAAGGACCCTCGATGTCCTACAATTGCTTGCATGATTGGTGACAACCGAGTTAATAGAGTTGTGTTGGAATTGGGGGCTAGTGTAAATATCCTGCCGTATCCAGTCTATGTTCAGCTGGGAATGGGTGAGCTGAAACCCATTTCGATTACACTTCCTTTGGTTAACAGATCTATAAAGGTTCCGAGGGGAACTGTTGAAGATGTTCTtatcaaagttgataagttctacAACCCTATGGACTTCATTGTCTTAGATACAGAACCTGTTATAAATGTGGAGCTCCAAATTTGAATCATATTAGGACAACCctttttagctacggctaatgccctaatcaatTGTAGGACTTGAGTCATGAAGATATCCTTTGGAAACATGACATTGGAGCTGAATATCTTCGATATCAGCAGGCAGCCATTTGAGCACGAGGAGGTCAAAAGTACATGCTTAATCGAGGAGATAGTGGAGGAGACTGTCAATGAACTGAATATTGAAGACCCCTTAGGGGAATGCCTTATTGTACTTGGAGGTGACATTGACCTGG
This window encodes:
- the LOC132178098 gene encoding uncharacterized protein LOC132178098, translated to MTTKCPPHGFENERIIQYFYRGLNQTEHNLLESMNGGEFLNLTGEESYKTLDKLSEHTQQWDFQDNGGRQLAAPKTGGLYEAQNDTDIREELEDLRRQLDAMTLNKPVNVADTYQVDVCGLCASPMHFTQNCPSLSIDAEYPTKQVNAFNDYRKPTNRPFSETYNPGSGQPRPPAYQSITQVPHPASQLSLKDTLKAIMQTANHSIQSTDQAVQELKNATMANSRDIQELKNEFRDSKNFTHQAMSKMEGQIGQLANQISIKYKDPRCPTIACMIGDNRVNRVVLELGASVNILPYPVYVQLGMGELKPISITLPLVNRSIKVPRGTVEDVLIKVDKFYNPMDFIVLDTEPVINVELQI